The Alkalihalobacillus sp. LMS6 genomic interval GCCCGGAAACGGTTAATTTTGAAAAAGACGGTCCTCGTGTTGCATTACAACGTATGAAAGATGCTGGAATCTCAAGTATTTATGTCACGAAACGAAACCGTGAACTTGTAGGGATTATTCACGCTACAGATGTTTCAGAGCTTATTAGGCAAAATATAAACAGTGTAGAATCCATCATTATTGAAGATGTACCTAGTGTAGAAAAGAATACACCTTTAAATGAGTTAATGGATCGATTAGCAGTAAGCTCAGTACCGCTAGTCGTAAAAGAGGAGAATCGATTACAAGGCATTATTGTTCGTAGCGCAGTCTTAGGTGCGTTATCAGGAAGTGAGGTTGATTTTAATGGATTTTCTACCCCGTCTGGAAGTAGGTGAATGGGTCGAAACCGCAGCAGATTGGCTGAAGGAGAACGTTGAGTGGTTCTTCGACGCAATTGTATTTTTAATTGCTCTCTTAATAGATGGCATTTATTGGGTCATTTCCCTGCCGCCAAGCTGGCTGTTTATTATTCTAGTAGCAGTGGGAACGTACATGTTAAACCGCGGAAAATGGGGTTTAGTTGCCTTTGTTACGATTGGTTTAGTTTTTATAGATAGTTTAAATTTTTGGAACGGCATGCTAGACACGCTATCAATCGTTCTTGCAGCAGGAATTATTTCTGTTATTTTCGGTGTGCCACTTGGCATTTGGATGGCAAAAAAAGATGGCGTCGAAGCGTTTTTCAAGCCTGTTCTTGATTTTATGCAGACGATGCCTGCATTCGTTTACTTAATCCCAGCTGTTACATTTTTTGGTGTTGGGATGGTTCCAGGTGTGGTTGCATCTGTTATCTTTGCGATGCCACCAACGGTTCGTATGACAAATCTCGGTATTCGACAAGTATCAACAGAACTGATTGAAGCGTCAGAAGCATTCGGTTCTACTAGTTCGCAAAAATTATTTAAAGTACAGTTACCTTTAGCAAAAGGAACGATGATGGCTGGTATTAACCAGACGGTTATGCTTGCCCTATCAATGGTCGTTATTGCTGCAATGATCGGTGCATCCGGAATTGGCCGTGATGTGTATCGAGCAGTTGGACAAAATGATATTGGAGCAGGTTTTGAATCTGGTATAGCAATCGTTATACTCGCCATTATTTTAGACCGTTTAACACAAAGTTTTAATAAAAAACAAGAAGCTTAATCTTAGGAACTAGGGGGTCATTCCCCCTTTAAATAAACAAAGAAAACATCTTATAGGAGGTCAATTACGTATGAATTGGAAACAAATTGGTACAACGTCAGGTTTAGCCCTTGTGGTAACACTAGCGGCATGTGGAAATGGTGATGACAGTGGAGAGAACACTGGATCTGTAGAAGATGAAGCAGATATGTTGTCTCAAGAAGACATTGCAGAAAATTTAACTGCTATTACAGGGATTGAACCTGGTGCAGGCGTTATGACAACAACAGAAACAGCAATCGAGGAATACAATCTTGACTTAGATTTAGATGTATCTAGTAGTGCAGTCATGACACAGCAACTTGCCGAACATATAAATAACCACGAGCCGGTGGTTGTAACTGGCTGGTCACCACACTGGAAATTTGAAGCATTTGATTTGAAATATCTTGACGATCCGCAAAATGTTTACGGTGATGGTGAGAATATTCACACAATAGCTCGTGATGGTTTAATGGATGATATGCCTGAAGCGTATCAAATCCTTGATAATTTTTTCTGGACAACAGAAGACATGGAAGCTGTTATGTTAGAGATTGAAGAAGGTTCTACTCCAGAAGAAGCAGCGCGTAACTGGG includes:
- a CDS encoding proline/glycine betaine ABC transporter permease; the protein is MDFLPRLEVGEWVETAADWLKENVEWFFDAIVFLIALLIDGIYWVISLPPSWLFIILVAVGTYMLNRGKWGLVAFVTIGLVFIDSLNFWNGMLDTLSIVLAAGIISVIFGVPLGIWMAKKDGVEAFFKPVLDFMQTMPAFVYLIPAVTFFGVGMVPGVVASVIFAMPPTVRMTNLGIRQVSTELIEASEAFGSTSSQKLFKVQLPLAKGTMMAGINQTVMLALSMVVIAAMIGASGIGRDVYRAVGQNDIGAGFESGIAIVILAIILDRLTQSFNKKQEA
- a CDS encoding glycine betaine ABC transporter substrate-binding protein; protein product: MNWKQIGTTSGLALVVTLAACGNGDDSGENTGSVEDEADMLSQEDIAENLTAITGIEPGAGVMTTTETAIEEYNLDLDLDVSSSAVMTQQLAEHINNHEPVVVTGWSPHWKFEAFDLKYLDDPQNVYGDGENIHTIARDGLMDDMPEAYQILDNFFWTTEDMEAVMLEIEEGSTPEEAARNWVDENQDTVDEWTAGVDTVDGDEIILSLVNWDTEIASTNVIGAVLEDMGYNPELMDMEAPYMWQSLADGSSDASVAAWLPLTHGHFLEDYESDLDDLGPNLEGAVIGLVVPEYMDIDSIDQLPTAE